The following proteins come from a genomic window of Acinetobacter sp. SAAs474:
- a CDS encoding type II secretion system protein N has product MNIWLEKLQYIQWQKLNKIAPLLLVLVILYLCWRLASLFWLIIAPPQMMQTAPVKLGSQQLSIPNISSFALFAETQQNLTQSNLNFQLQGVMLADTPQQSSAVIMLNDVAERYRVGDMVASTNYQLVAVHWDHVVLMGPSGSPQVIQFKAIENGLYQPMLPVTNSLNASSATLSTDTSTQQAMNQAIQNLQQDKTGYLKDIGIQNKGEHGYQVTAKTPNALKQKLRLQDGDQILTLNGQKVQGQNEIDLLEKAKREGQVKLEVKRGDQVITVQQNFE; this is encoded by the coding sequence ATGAATATTTGGTTAGAAAAACTTCAGTATATTCAGTGGCAAAAGCTTAATAAAATCGCCCCCTTATTATTGGTTTTAGTGATTCTTTATTTATGCTGGAGATTGGCTAGCCTATTTTGGTTAATCATTGCGCCACCCCAAATGATGCAAACTGCACCAGTTAAATTGGGCTCACAACAACTGAGCATACCGAATATTAGTTCATTTGCCTTATTTGCTGAAACACAGCAGAACCTTACCCAATCAAATTTAAATTTTCAGTTACAAGGTGTGATGTTGGCAGATACACCACAGCAATCTTCAGCAGTCATTATGCTTAATGATGTCGCTGAACGATATCGTGTGGGTGATATGGTTGCATCGACAAATTATCAACTGGTTGCTGTGCATTGGGATCATGTGGTGTTGATGGGTCCTTCAGGTAGCCCACAAGTGATTCAGTTTAAAGCAATTGAGAATGGCCTGTATCAGCCGATGTTGCCAGTAACAAACAGCCTCAATGCATCATCCGCTACGCTATCGACTGATACATCAACTCAGCAGGCCATGAATCAAGCCATACAGAACTTACAGCAAGATAAGACAGGATATTTAAAAGATATCGGAATTCAAAATAAGGGTGAACATGGTTATCAAGTCACGGCTAAAACACCAAATGCTTTAAAACAGAAATTACGTTTACAAGATGGTGATCAAATTCTGACCTTAAATGGTCAAAAGGTACAGGGTCAAAATGAAATAGATTTACTGGAGAAAGCGAAGCGAGAGGGTCAAGTGAAATTAGAAGTAAAACGTGGTGATCAAGTGATCACGGTGCAACAGAATTTTGAGTGA
- the gspD gene encoding type II secretion system secretin GspD, which produces MVLASSATLAQTWKINLRDADLTAFINEVADITGKNFAVDPRVRGNVTVISNKPLNKAEVYDLFLGVLNVNGIVAIPSGNTIKITPDSLVKNSAVPFDIRQNIKGEQFVTRVIWLDNTNAQDLIPALRPLMPQYAHISAVAGTNAIIVSDRASNINQLEHIIRNLDGTGQNDIEAVSLRFSQAVEMIGLLEAMSGTGTSKDVLGSRVRIVAESRTNRIIIKGDPATRKRIGQMIKTLDVPSAERLDGLKVFRLKYASAQDLAKILQGLVSGKSDDSRSTTTKTSEKNPIQSIVSGDNQALSATASNQGVALNSDFSTQQKNDIHSFSANGVSIIADSAQNALVVKADPQLMREIESAIQQLDIRRQQVLIEAAIVEITGNDADQLGVQWALGDLSHGIGLVSFDNVGSSLTQLASGYLTGGAAGLGSAAAGMTGSNLLLGTSKETADGSRQIYGALIQALKKNSKSNLLSTPSIVTMDNEEAYIVVGQNVPFVTGSVSTQGGTANPYTSIERKDVGVTLKVVPHIGEGGSIRLQVAQEVSAVEDKGQASDLVTSKRAIKTSILAEHGQTIVLGGLISDNSIHSRQAIPGLGELPFIGRLFRADAKKNEKRNLVVFIHPTIIGDGQSVQQLSQQRYQQLYSLQLALDKDGSFAKLPENVTDIYQQRIPVSSSTVKPTTQFQTLPSGGTTAITTPSGIKTPVTITPVAGEG; this is translated from the coding sequence ATGGTATTGGCGAGTTCAGCAACATTGGCGCAAACTTGGAAAATTAATTTGCGTGATGCAGATTTAACGGCTTTTATTAATGAGGTTGCTGATATTACAGGAAAAAACTTTGCAGTTGATCCCCGTGTAAGAGGGAATGTAACGGTTATTTCCAATAAACCTTTAAATAAAGCTGAAGTCTATGATCTTTTTTTAGGTGTTTTAAATGTGAATGGTATTGTGGCCATTCCTTCTGGCAATACCATTAAAATTACACCGGATAGTTTGGTTAAAAATTCGGCCGTGCCTTTTGATATTCGACAAAATATTAAAGGCGAACAATTTGTGACGCGCGTAATTTGGTTAGACAATACCAATGCACAAGACTTAATTCCAGCCTTGCGTCCTTTAATGCCACAGTATGCCCATATTTCTGCAGTTGCGGGAACCAATGCAATTATTGTTTCTGATCGTGCGAGTAATATTAATCAGTTAGAACATATTATTCGTAATCTAGATGGAACAGGGCAAAATGATATTGAAGCTGTTTCACTACGATTTAGCCAAGCGGTAGAAATGATTGGTTTACTCGAAGCGATGAGTGGTACAGGGACATCTAAAGATGTACTGGGATCTCGGGTACGCATTGTGGCAGAAAGCCGAACCAATCGTATTATCATTAAAGGTGATCCAGCGACCAGAAAACGTATTGGTCAGATGATTAAAACATTGGATGTGCCTTCTGCAGAACGTCTAGATGGCCTTAAAGTTTTTCGTCTAAAATATGCCAGTGCACAGGATTTGGCGAAAATTTTACAAGGTTTAGTTTCAGGTAAGAGCGATGATAGTCGTTCAACGACGACAAAAACTTCAGAAAAAAATCCGATTCAAAGTATCGTTTCAGGTGATAATCAAGCACTTTCAGCGACAGCATCTAATCAAGGCGTTGCACTCAATTCAGATTTTTCGACACAGCAGAAAAATGATATTCATAGTTTTAGTGCCAATGGTGTCAGTATTATTGCAGATAGTGCACAAAATGCTTTGGTGGTTAAAGCTGATCCACAATTGATGCGTGAAATTGAATCTGCGATTCAGCAGTTAGATATTCGGCGTCAACAAGTGTTAATTGAGGCTGCCATTGTGGAGATTACCGGCAACGATGCAGATCAACTGGGCGTACAATGGGCATTGGGTGATTTAAGTCATGGTATTGGCTTGGTCAGTTTTGATAACGTTGGGAGCAGTTTAACTCAGTTGGCATCTGGATATTTAACAGGTGGTGCTGCAGGTCTGGGCAGCGCTGCTGCAGGTATGACGGGTTCTAATTTATTATTGGGCACATCAAAAGAAACAGCGGATGGATCAAGACAAATCTATGGTGCATTAATTCAGGCTTTAAAAAAGAACAGTAAATCAAATTTATTGTCGACGCCTTCGATTGTGACGATGGATAATGAAGAGGCTTATATTGTGGTGGGACAAAATGTGCCTTTTGTTACTGGCTCTGTCTCAACACAAGGTGGCACAGCCAACCCTTATACATCTATTGAGCGTAAGGATGTCGGGGTGACGTTAAAGGTTGTACCACATATCGGTGAGGGTGGTTCTATTCGATTGCAAGTTGCACAAGAAGTTTCAGCAGTAGAAGATAAAGGTCAAGCTTCTGATTTGGTAACCAGTAAACGTGCGATTAAAACGTCAATTCTTGCAGAACATGGTCAAACGATTGTATTAGGGGGATTAATTTCAGATAACTCGATCCACAGCCGACAAGCGATACCCGGCTTGGGTGAACTCCCTTTTATTGGTCGTTTATTTCGTGCAGATGCTAAGAAAAATGAAAAAAGAAATTTAGTGGTATTTATACATCCGACCATTATCGGCGATGGGCAGAGTGTTCAGCAATTATCCCAACAACGTTATCAACAACTATATAGCTTGCAATTGGCTTTAGATAAAGATGGCTCATTTGCCAAGTTGCCTGAAAATGTGACTGATATTTATCAGCAGCGTATTCCTGTAAGTTCATCGACAGTGAAGCCGACGACACAATTTCAAACTTTGCCATCCGGTGGGACAACAGCAATCACCACTCCCTCAGGCATTAAAACACCCGTGACTATCACACCAGTTGCTGGTGAGGGGTAA
- a CDS encoding phosphoglycolate phosphatase, producing MSIAQLDTRQVILFDLDGTLVDSASDLYRAMNMSLKILQLPCVTEQQVRNWVGKGSAIFCHSVLEYLTGQVDLLQHQRLLETFLTVYNAEPCVTTQPFAGVVEFLIWAKMHHKTLVCVTNKPEIPAKAILETLKLDHYFDDVIGGDRFEQRKPHPRQLLYCIEHYGLQPQQLLMIGDSSNDVEAARRAGIDCIVVSYGYNHGENILDCQPQQVVENLTMLVKSKS from the coding sequence ATGTCTATTGCTCAGTTAGATACACGTCAAGTGATTTTATTTGATTTGGATGGAACCCTAGTTGATTCAGCGTCTGATTTATATCGAGCGATGAATATGAGCTTGAAAATTTTGCAACTTCCGTGTGTAACAGAACAACAGGTTCGTAACTGGGTTGGCAAGGGCAGTGCTATTTTCTGTCATAGTGTACTGGAGTATTTAACTGGACAAGTAGATTTGCTTCAGCATCAGCGACTCTTGGAAACATTTCTAACGGTCTATAATGCTGAGCCATGTGTAACGACACAACCTTTTGCGGGGGTTGTTGAATTTTTGATATGGGCGAAAATGCATCATAAAACGTTGGTTTGTGTAACCAATAAGCCTGAAATACCTGCGAAAGCAATTCTGGAAACCTTAAAATTAGATCATTATTTTGATGATGTCATTGGTGGGGATCGTTTTGAACAAAGAAAGCCTCATCCACGTCAATTGCTCTACTGTATTGAACATTATGGGCTACAACCACAGCAACTGTTAATGATTGGTGATTCAAGTAATGATGTTGAGGCTGCTCGTCGTGCTGGCATTGATTGTATTGTTGTGAGCTATGGGTATAATCATGGTGAAAATATTTTAGATTGTCAGCCACAACAAGTGGTAGAAAATTTAACAATGTTAGTAAAATCAAAAAGCTGA
- the tuf gene encoding elongation factor Tu — translation MAKAKFERNKPHVNVGTIGHVDHGKTTLTAAIATVCAKKFGGEAKDYAAIDSAPEEKARGITINTSHVEYDSPIRHYAHVDCPGHADYVKNMITGAAQMDGAILVCAATDGPMPQTREHILLSRQVGVPYIVVFLNKCDLVDDEELLELVEMEVRELLSTYDFPGDDTPVIRGSALAALNGEAGQYGEDAVVALVEALDSYIPEPERAIDLPFLMPIEDVFSISGRGTVVTGRVETGIVKVGEEVEIVGIKDTVKTTVTGVEMFRKLLDEGRAGENCGILLRGTKREDVQRGQVLAKPGTIKPHTKFDAEVYVLSKEEGGRHTPFLNGYRPQFYFRTTDVTGAISLKDGVEMVMPGDNVEMSVELIHPIAMDAGLRFAIREGGRTVGAGVVAKVIA, via the coding sequence ATGGCTAAGGCTAAGTTTGAACGTAATAAGCCACACGTTAACGTGGGCACAATTGGTCACGTTGACCATGGTAAAACAACTTTAACAGCTGCGATTGCAACTGTTTGTGCAAAAAAATTCGGCGGTGAAGCAAAAGATTACGCTGCAATTGACTCTGCTCCAGAAGAAAAAGCACGTGGTATTACCATTAATACTTCACACGTAGAATATGACTCTCCAATCCGTCACTACGCGCACGTAGACTGCCCAGGACACGCCGATTATGTTAAAAACATGATTACTGGTGCTGCGCAAATGGATGGTGCGATCCTTGTATGTGCTGCGACTGATGGTCCAATGCCACAAACTCGTGAACACATCCTACTTTCTCGCCAAGTAGGTGTACCATACATCGTTGTATTCTTAAACAAATGCGACCTTGTTGATGACGAAGAATTACTTGAATTAGTAGAAATGGAAGTACGTGAACTTCTTTCTACTTATGACTTCCCAGGTGATGACACTCCAGTAATCCGTGGTTCTGCACTTGCTGCACTTAACGGTGAAGCGGGTCAGTATGGCGAAGATGCAGTAGTTGCACTTGTTGAAGCACTTGACTCTTACATCCCAGAGCCAGAGCGTGCAATTGACCTTCCATTCTTAATGCCAATTGAAGATGTATTCTCAATTTCTGGTCGTGGTACAGTAGTTACTGGTCGTGTAGAAACTGGTATCGTTAAAGTTGGCGAAGAAGTTGAAATCGTTGGTATTAAAGATACAGTTAAAACAACTGTAACTGGCGTTGAAATGTTCCGTAAACTTCTTGACGAAGGCCGTGCAGGTGAGAACTGTGGTATTCTTCTACGTGGTACTAAGCGTGAAGACGTACAACGTGGTCAAGTACTTGCAAAACCAGGTACAATCAAGCCGCACACTAAATTTGATGCAGAAGTATACGTACTTTCTAAAGAAGAAGGTGGTCGTCATACTCCATTCCTTAACGGTTACCGTCCACAGTTCTACTTCCGTACAACTGACGTAACTGGCGCGATCTCACTTAAAGATGGCGTTGAAATGGTTATGCCTGGTGACAACGTTGAAATGTCAGTAGAATTAATCCACCCAATCGCAATGGACGCAGGCTTACGTTTTGCGATCCGTGAAGGTGGTCGTACAGTAGGTGCTGGTGTAGTTGCTAAAGTAATTGCATAA
- a CDS encoding FHA domain-containing protein, translated as MTWTLQAITDELAGQQILIQHDMLVGRHQSADLILQSAEISRKHAALLLKDDVLSVQDLGSSNGTFVNDQRINTETILNHGDMVQFASLKFSVLSNVNPQQEAAVAEQLVTAEVASPPSSVDVVAVVQPEDQATSVIEKNPAQQMNDQGMPELKERDHSVQLNRDGMPQGVAVPKPAPIPEGIDIHAVPSVAEPAAVEPVADHAEQQQKEVQKNASIGLISLVVLIIVAIIAWVLFQQ; from the coding sequence ATGACTTGGACACTACAAGCCATTACGGATGAATTAGCTGGGCAACAGATCTTGATTCAGCATGATATGTTAGTTGGAAGACATCAGAGTGCTGATTTAATTTTGCAATCTGCTGAAATTTCACGTAAACATGCAGCATTGTTACTCAAAGATGACGTTTTATCTGTACAGGACTTAGGTTCTTCTAACGGTACTTTTGTCAATGATCAGCGCATCAATACTGAAACCATCTTAAATCATGGTGATATGGTTCAGTTTGCAAGTCTAAAATTCTCTGTATTATCGAATGTGAATCCGCAGCAGGAAGCTGCCGTGGCTGAGCAGCTTGTGACTGCTGAGGTTGCATCACCACCATCTTCAGTTGATGTGGTGGCAGTTGTCCAGCCAGAAGATCAAGCAACATCAGTGATCGAGAAAAATCCAGCTCAGCAAATGAATGATCAAGGTATGCCTGAATTAAAAGAGCGTGATCACTCGGTACAACTTAATCGTGATGGTATGCCACAAGGTGTTGCTGTACCAAAACCAGCACCTATTCCAGAAGGTATCGATATTCATGCTGTTCCCTCTGTAGCGGAACCAGCAGCAGTTGAACCTGTTGCAGATCATGCAGAACAACAACAAAAAGAAGTGCAAAAAAATGCCTCTATTGGCTTGATTAGTCTTGTTGTTCTGATTATTGTGGCGATTATTGCTTGGGTATTATTTCAGCAATAA
- the trpE gene encoding anthranilate synthase component I, whose protein sequence is MTTLAQFSALKAQGYNLIPVYRRRLADTETPLSVFARLKQHQQAYLFESVEGGENWARFSIIGLGESTVFSCNAGVLTIQQSNGEVQQQACLDPFQFIRDFQAQFNVPTQQDLPELPSFTGGLVGYFGYDAVRYIEPKLNNAPEADPVGLPDIWMMLSKTVIVFDNLKDTLFLVVHADVSHPEAYAAAQQQLDALEALLATPVDLQAKPHTAPHFESLTGKDKYLESIETVKAYIRAGDVMQVVPGHRMVSDFDGEPLQVYRALRHLNPSPYLFLVQGRTLDHQQPFHIVGSSPEILSRLEQGIATVRPLAGTRPRGKTKEEDLALERDLLSDEKEIAEHLMLIDLGRNDIGRVSKIGKVQVTDQMVIERYSHVMHIVSNVQGEVRDDVDALDVFKATFPAGTLSGAPKIRAMEIIDEVEPVKRGVFGGAVGYLGWHGEMDMSIAIRTCVICQNKVFVQAGAGLVADSDPESEWNETQIKARAVIKAVELSSNGLIL, encoded by the coding sequence ATGACCACACTAGCTCAATTTTCAGCACTTAAAGCACAGGGTTATAATCTGATTCCTGTTTATCGTCGTCGTTTAGCGGATACAGAAACACCGCTTTCAGTATTTGCACGACTCAAGCAACATCAACAAGCCTATTTGTTTGAGTCAGTCGAGGGTGGAGAAAACTGGGCACGATTTTCAATTATTGGTTTGGGTGAGTCGACCGTTTTTTCTTGTAATGCAGGCGTATTGACCATACAGCAAAGTAATGGCGAAGTTCAGCAGCAAGCGTGTTTAGATCCATTTCAATTTATTCGTGACTTTCAAGCACAGTTTAATGTTCCAACCCAACAAGATTTACCTGAGTTACCGAGCTTTACTGGTGGTTTGGTGGGTTATTTTGGTTATGATGCTGTTCGTTATATTGAGCCAAAACTGAATAATGCTCCTGAGGCAGATCCTGTAGGATTGCCTGATATTTGGATGATGCTATCTAAAACAGTGATTGTTTTTGATAATTTAAAAGATACTTTATTCTTAGTTGTACATGCAGATGTTAGTCATCCAGAGGCATATGCTGCTGCACAGCAGCAACTGGATGCCCTAGAAGCCTTGTTGGCAACACCAGTTGATTTACAGGCCAAACCTCATACTGCGCCCCATTTTGAATCGTTGACAGGCAAAGATAAGTATCTTGAGTCGATTGAAACTGTTAAAGCGTATATCCGTGCTGGTGATGTGATGCAGGTGGTGCCTGGACATCGTATGGTATCTGATTTTGATGGTGAACCTTTGCAAGTCTATCGTGCTTTACGTCATCTAAATCCATCACCTTATTTATTTTTGGTGCAAGGACGGACGTTAGATCATCAACAGCCGTTTCATATTGTGGGTTCATCTCCGGAAATTTTATCTCGTTTAGAGCAAGGTATTGCGACAGTACGCCCATTGGCTGGGACACGGCCACGTGGTAAAACCAAAGAAGAAGATTTGGCACTTGAGCGGGATTTACTTTCGGATGAAAAAGAAATTGCCGAACATTTAATGTTAATTGATCTTGGTCGTAATGATATTGGACGAGTCTCAAAAATTGGTAAAGTTCAGGTCACAGATCAAATGGTAATCGAACGTTATTCGCATGTGATGCATATTGTGTCTAATGTGCAAGGAGAGGTGCGTGATGATGTTGATGCTTTAGATGTTTTTAAAGCCACTTTTCCTGCTGGTACACTTTCAGGTGCACCTAAAATACGTGCAATGGAGATTATTGATGAGGTTGAACCTGTAAAACGTGGTGTTTTTGGCGGGGCAGTGGGATATTTAGGCTGGCATGGTGAAATGGATATGTCGATTGCGATTCGTACCTGTGTTATTTGTCAAAATAAAGTCTTTGTTCAGGCAGGAGCGGGTCTAGTTGCAGATTCAGATCCCGAATCTGAATGGAATGAAACGCAAATAAAAGCTCGCGCAGTGATCAAAGCGGTTGAATTATCATCAAATGGATTGATTTTATAA
- the gspN gene encoding type II secretion system protein N, which translates to MRKKAKYALWWFFAVSVLLICIVLQIPAAWLMNQFNKNNQNFYNVVGNVWNGQADWEKGQLKGTIHWHYRPLDLLLFKVSSHVQLYSDKSQLEGIVGYRLGDWIFQSIEGEISPDTLRKLNSWRWPNSTLFIHDFNTRYRKKTGFENSSGQLQWQGGELVYRLAMHQEQMLLPALNGQFLSDQGKLIADIRNQKTHKMLYLVLDANGILDLQVTQRMMQHASGYTGQAAIDSYVISMRQPLIKGRMQ; encoded by the coding sequence ATGCGCAAAAAAGCAAAGTATGCATTGTGGTGGTTTTTTGCAGTAAGTGTCTTGTTAATCTGTATTGTTTTACAAATACCTGCCGCATGGTTGATGAATCAATTTAATAAGAACAATCAAAATTTTTATAATGTTGTGGGTAATGTCTGGAATGGTCAGGCAGATTGGGAAAAAGGGCAGTTAAAGGGCACAATTCATTGGCATTATCGTCCATTAGACTTACTGTTATTTAAAGTATCTAGTCATGTCCAGCTGTATAGTGATAAAAGCCAATTAGAGGGTATTGTTGGCTATCGCTTGGGTGATTGGATATTTCAATCGATAGAGGGAGAAATTAGCCCTGACACTTTGCGTAAATTGAATTCATGGCGTTGGCCAAATTCAACCCTATTTATTCATGATTTTAATACCCGCTATCGTAAAAAAACAGGTTTTGAAAACAGTAGTGGTCAGCTGCAATGGCAAGGTGGTGAACTTGTTTATCGTCTTGCGATGCATCAAGAGCAAATGCTATTGCCCGCATTAAATGGTCAGTTTTTGAGTGACCAAGGTAAACTGATTGCGGATATACGTAATCAGAAAACACATAAAATGTTATATCTGGTATTGGATGCAAATGGCATATTAGATTTACAAGTGACACAACGCATGATGCAGCATGCCTCGGGTTATACAGGTCAAGCAGCGATTGATAGTTATGTGATTAGTATGCGTCAGCCATTGATTAAAGGGCGTATGCAATGA
- the secE gene encoding preprotein translocase subunit SecE produces MSNDKSRDALGDAPIPQRNNSAEVANSSSPLDYVLWIIALILLAGTIYVSQNLAAHWAPANDIWVRVAIILACIVVALGLLYATHQGKSFVRLLKDSRIELRRVTWPTKQETVSTSWHVLVVVVIASLVLWCFDSILGWAIKLIIG; encoded by the coding sequence ATGTCGAATGATAAATCGCGCGACGCATTAGGCGACGCGCCAATTCCTCAAAGAAATAATTCAGCTGAAGTTGCTAATTCTAGTTCTCCACTTGACTATGTTCTGTGGATTATTGCCTTGATTTTATTGGCGGGAACAATCTATGTCAGTCAAAATTTGGCTGCACACTGGGCTCCTGCAAATGATATTTGGGTCAGAGTAGCGATAATTTTGGCTTGTATCGTTGTTGCTTTAGGTTTATTATACGCCACCCATCAAGGTAAAAGCTTTGTGCGTTTACTCAAAGATTCGCGTATTGAATTGCGTCGAGTGACCTGGCCAACAAAGCAAGAGACAGTGTCCACATCTTGGCATGTTCTTGTGGTGGTGGTAATTGCATCCTTGGTGTTGTGGTGCTTTGACTCGATTTTAGGCTGGGCAATTAAGTTAATTATCGGATAG